AGCGGTCGTTGCAGTGTTTTACGGATTATTCGTCGGTTTCGTCATCTACCGGGAACTGAACGTGAAAAAGCTTTATGACATATTAGTTGCGGCTTCGGTCCAAACCGCCACTGTCATGTTCATCGTCAGTGCAGCGTCCGTCTATGCGTATATTATTACGACGGAGCAGATTGCGAGACAAATTTCCAGTGCGATGCTCGGCATTTCGGAAAATCCGATCTTCATTCTATTGCTCGTCAACGTATTGCTGTTAATTGCGGGTATGTTCATCGATGCAATTTCCGCCTACTACATTTTCATTCCGATTTTATTGCCGATCATGCTCGTTCTGAATGTCGATCCGACCGTTTTCGGTGTCTTCATGACAGTCAACTTGGCAATCGGTTTATTCACGCCGCCTGTAGGATTGAACCTATTCGTTGCGGCGGGCATTTCGGGGACGTCGATCGGCAGATTGTCAATAGGGGTTATGCCGTTCATCGTTTCTTCGATTATCATCCTGTTGCTCATTACATTCATACCGCAAATATCTACGTTTTTACCTGATTTATTAAACGTTAAATAGGGGGGAGTTTGGCATGAGACTTAAGGGGCAGACAGCAATTATTACGGGAGCGGCGAGCGGCATCGGAGCTGAATCCGCGGTCCGTCTTGCTAGAGAAGGTGCAAATATCGTTTTGATCGACTTGAATCCTTGTGTCAAAACAATCGATTCCATTAAAGAGGAGAACTCTGATGCGAACGTGTTGGAATGCCTAGGGGATATACGGGACCCGGAATTCGTCAAAGCGGCTGTCGGTCGTGCGTCCGATTCGTTCGGGGAACTGCATATTTTGGTGAACAATGCGGGAACTTGCGGCAGGCTTGGGATAGACACGATGACTCTCGAAATATGGGACCGTGACATGGACACGAATGTGAAAGCCGCATTCCTGTTCATGCAGGCAGTCGTTTATCCGCATATGGTCGAACAGAAATACGGACGGATCATCAACATCAGCTCCATTTCAGGCATCAACGGTGGAGTCACTTCGGGAGATGGCACGAATGGTCGATCGGGACCTGCTTACG
The genomic region above belongs to Sporosarcina sp. Marseille-Q4943 and contains:
- a CDS encoding SDR family NAD(P)-dependent oxidoreductase — encoded protein: MRLKGQTAIITGAASGIGAESAVRLAREGANIVLIDLNPCVKTIDSIKEENSDANVLECLGDIRDPEFVKAAVGRASDSFGELHILVNNAGTCGRLGIDTMTLEIWDRDMDTNVKAAFLFMQAVVYPHMVEQKYGRIINISSISGINGGVTSGDGTNGRSGPAYAASKGAVIALTKWAAKELGPLNITCNSVAPGATETGITSGVPYDVSGQAIKRMGTTADIAEAVLYFALPESGYTTGQVLKVDGGYSFG